The following coding sequences lie in one Pontibacter sp. G13 genomic window:
- a CDS encoding AGE family epimerase/isomerase, translated as MRLLSLFGITFFLMVSCQSDGPMSMQDPLSPQQIEGLDNLFGFFDDHAYDPQRQAYWSDLDNAGQVMSEQIFTVATSRLVYGLAYAGQWDSLRLAKSEALAEFQLNHLIGLNEQGPYAYSFVHGDSPDSAASLDVWQQAYAMCGLTELYRQNQDPALIAQVRVMHDAFVGRFADSLNGGFWGNADLHQGPVSGSKSLQSLMYPLTAYLANLWLADETRREDYESILARNLELLAEGGWNEELGWVNVKFQDDWTPCASSDSANPCAMVTPGHNFQLAALLLRASEWPFIQEVQQTEYHGLGISILRRTLQHPIFDPQGIGQGFYSEVNPISGSVTDTRKTWWQHAEAIIALTLAGEAFQTEQQALLDFFWEHFPDRELGGEYFFLTKDNQPIRTEWKGSIGKSTYHTVEMVRFLHEQPK; from the coding sequence ATGCGCCTTTTATCTCTTTTTGGAATCACTTTCTTCCTGATGGTCTCGTGCCAATCTGACGGCCCAATGTCCATGCAAGATCCATTGTCTCCGCAACAAATTGAGGGACTGGACAATCTCTTTGGATTTTTCGATGACCACGCCTATGATCCCCAACGTCAAGCCTACTGGTCTGATTTGGACAATGCCGGACAGGTGATGTCCGAACAAATCTTCACGGTGGCGACGAGCCGGTTGGTCTATGGATTGGCTTATGCAGGTCAGTGGGATTCCCTTCGATTGGCCAAATCTGAAGCATTGGCCGAGTTTCAATTGAATCATCTGATCGGGTTGAATGAGCAAGGCCCCTACGCCTATTCCTTTGTTCATGGAGATAGTCCAGATTCTGCTGCATCTTTGGACGTATGGCAGCAGGCGTATGCGATGTGCGGATTGACGGAATTGTATCGTCAGAATCAAGATCCCGCTTTGATCGCGCAGGTTAGGGTGATGCATGACGCTTTTGTAGGACGATTTGCGGATAGTCTGAATGGGGGTTTTTGGGGAAATGCGGATCTCCATCAAGGACCCGTTTCAGGCTCAAAATCGCTCCAATCCCTGATGTATCCCCTGACCGCCTATCTGGCTAATCTTTGGTTGGCTGATGAAACAAGACGAGAAGATTATGAATCGATCTTGGCCCGAAACCTGGAATTGTTGGCCGAGGGTGGATGGAACGAAGAATTGGGGTGGGTCAATGTGAAATTTCAGGATGATTGGACGCCATGTGCCTCCAGCGATTCTGCGAATCCATGTGCGATGGTGACGCCGGGACACAATTTCCAGCTGGCAGCCTTGCTCTTACGGGCTTCAGAATGGCCATTTATCCAAGAAGTGCAACAAACAGAGTACCACGGATTGGGAATCAGCATCCTTCGGAGAACGCTCCAGCATCCCATTTTCGATCCTCAAGGAATCGGTCAAGGATTCTACAGCGAAGTGAATCCAATCTCCGGTTCCGTGACGGATACTCGCAAAACTTGGTGGCAGCATGCGGAAGCGATCATCGCCTTGACCTTGGCGGGAGAAGCGTTTCAGACAGAGCAGCAGGCTTTGCTGGATTTTTTCTGGGAGCACTTCCCCGATCGTGAGCTAGGCGGAGAATATTTTTTCCTGACGAAGGACAATCAACCTATCCGGACCGAATGGAAAGGCAGCATCGGGAAATCCACCTATCACACGGTGGAAATGGTGCGATTTCTTCATGAACAACCCAAATAG
- a CDS encoding dodecin, producing the protein MEDHVYKKIEITGSSTKSIEKAIETALDRASQTIKKMRWFEVVDTRGTIESGKVTCYQVTLKIGFTLK; encoded by the coding sequence ATGGAAGATCACGTATATAAAAAGATCGAGATCACCGGTTCCTCTACCAAAAGCATCGAAAAGGCCATTGAAACCGCGCTCGATCGCGCCAGCCAGACCATCAAAAAAATGCGCTGGTTTGAGGTAGTAGACACCCGTGGTACCATCGAAAGCGGGAAAGTAACCTGCTACCAAGTAACCCTGAAAATTGGATTCACCTTGAAATAG
- a CDS encoding alpha/beta hydrolase, protein MKYPIFWSVLLLGLLGACQSPSSQSEPTEMVSGRYALNGIDQYVHIEGQGTPILIVHGGPGLDHSYIQPHLGKLADGFQLIYLDQRASGKSAIGPAQQITVAQLVSDMEALRDTLGIDQWHVLGHSWGGFLGLQYAAAHPNAVESLILMNSLGVSTADKQQETASLGNRETAEDSAETAKILQSAEMQSRSPRAFEQLFEVSFRKEFFRRELADSLHIHLSDSFVMQQRAMLQGLGPELQEYDFSEMAAELQVPTLLIYGDHDPLMEISGPKLAELIPENEFVVLSECGHFPFIERPDTLMEVISAWADRE, encoded by the coding sequence ATGAAATATCCGATTTTCTGGTCTGTACTGCTTTTGGGGCTACTGGGAGCCTGTCAATCTCCTTCTTCACAGTCGGAGCCAACTGAGATGGTCAGTGGCCGATATGCCCTCAATGGCATCGACCAATATGTCCATATCGAGGGGCAAGGAACGCCGATCCTGATTGTACATGGTGGTCCGGGATTGGATCATTCGTATATCCAACCGCATCTTGGGAAACTTGCCGATGGATTCCAGCTGATCTATCTGGACCAGCGCGCGAGCGGAAAATCTGCCATCGGGCCCGCCCAACAAATCACTGTGGCGCAATTGGTGTCGGATATGGAGGCGCTGCGGGATACGCTTGGCATCGACCAATGGCATGTGCTGGGACATTCATGGGGCGGATTCTTGGGATTGCAATATGCTGCTGCCCATCCAAACGCCGTGGAATCGCTCATCCTGATGAACTCGCTGGGGGTTTCGACAGCAGACAAGCAACAAGAAACGGCCTCCTTGGGAAATCGGGAAACGGCGGAAGATTCTGCGGAGACGGCAAAAATCCTGCAAAGTGCTGAGATGCAGTCACGCTCGCCACGTGCTTTTGAGCAATTGTTCGAGGTGTCTTTTCGGAAGGAATTCTTTCGGCGGGAATTGGCGGATTCTCTGCATATCCACCTTTCTGACTCTTTTGTGATGCAGCAGCGGGCCATGCTCCAAGGCCTTGGTCCCGAGTTGCAGGAATATGATTTCTCAGAGATGGCAGCTGAACTACAGGTGCCCACACTGCTTATTTATGGGGATCACGATCCTTTGATGGAGATTTCAGGTCCCAAATTGGCGGAGTTGATTCCTGAGAATGAATTTGTCGTACTCTCCGAATGCGGGCATTTTCCGTTTATTGAGCGCCCAGATACTTTGATGGAGGTCATTTCTGCTTGGGCTGACCGGGAGTAG
- a CDS encoding ChaN family lipoprotein — protein MKHLYLLCLLWLIPQTAIMAQDKPAYQLFDGKGKSLKYKKLLKSSSQADVVMFGEYHNNPIAHWLELELFRDLIEARGASQMVLGAEMFEQHQQEAIDAYVAGTWTLDQLNDSTKMWSNFDTDYLPVLDLAKDSGITVVATNVPRKYARMVSKQGQEALLELSEEEKALMVPLPYPVDFELSSYQEMMGMMAGHGDVDMSKNFVSAQAIKDATMAHFLLKAWKPGQLAYHLNGSFHSNYKQGIVWYLLQAQPELDIVNIAVVEQSQVDTLEDENQGLADFIIVVPETMTKTYLQRF, from the coding sequence ATGAAACATCTGTATCTGCTTTGCCTCCTATGGTTGATTCCCCAAACCGCGATTATGGCCCAAGACAAACCCGCCTACCAACTGTTTGATGGGAAAGGCAAATCATTGAAATACAAGAAACTGCTCAAGTCCTCTTCCCAAGCTGATGTGGTCATGTTTGGCGAATACCACAACAATCCCATTGCTCACTGGCTGGAATTGGAACTATTTCGGGACTTGATCGAAGCACGTGGAGCTTCGCAAATGGTCCTCGGTGCCGAGATGTTCGAACAGCACCAACAGGAAGCCATCGATGCCTATGTGGCAGGGACATGGACGTTGGATCAGCTCAATGATTCCACCAAGATGTGGTCCAATTTCGATACAGATTATCTCCCCGTCCTCGATCTGGCCAAGGATTCAGGCATTACCGTCGTCGCCACCAATGTCCCGCGCAAATACGCCCGGATGGTGTCTAAGCAAGGACAAGAAGCGCTGTTGGAACTGTCGGAGGAGGAAAAGGCCCTGATGGTGCCGCTGCCATATCCCGTGGATTTCGAGCTGTCTAGCTATCAGGAAATGATGGGGATGATGGCCGGACACGGAGATGTCGATATGTCCAAAAACTTTGTCTCTGCCCAAGCAATCAAGGATGCTACCATGGCGCATTTCCTCCTGAAAGCCTGGAAGCCCGGACAATTGGCCTATCACCTCAATGGCTCCTTCCACAGCAATTACAAGCAAGGCATCGTCTGGTATCTCCTCCAAGCCCAGCCTGAATTGGACATTGTCAATATCGCCGTCGTCGAGCAATCCCAAGTGGATACGCTGGAGGACGAAAACCAAGGACTAGCAGATTTCATCATTGTGGTTCCTGAAACCATGACCAAAACCTATTTGCAGCGTTTCTAG
- a CDS encoding inorganic phosphate transporter: MDTLFLVVIILMLGLAVFDLVVGVSNDAVNFLTSAVGAKAGSFKIIMLVASLGVFVGAASSGGMMEIAKRGVFNPAFFSFEHVVFIYVVVMLTDILLLDFFNSIKLPTSTTISIVFELLGASLATSYLIVYDRNEPLSEWFEYINTTKAFEMITAIFISVAVAFVVGWIVQFLLRALVTFDYKKYMRWGGAIFGAISIAVVVNFIIRVGLKHSPLKHSVMVEFIQTHATTVYLLAAVLAFAFFFLAAKRPGFDTFQIITMIGTFALAMAFASNDLVNFIGVPVAGYEAYGFWMESGQAANQYSMEVYSGPAGETTANPLFLIIAGGIMVFTLWTSKKARNVIKTTVDLSRQQDGTERFRGNDFVRGLIKIVQFAASGISSLFPRSIREAIDRRYSLKPEINSLNDPNPPAFDMVRASVNLVVAATLISMGTSLKLPLSTTYVSFMVVMGTSLADRAWNRDSIVYRVSGVFAVIAGWFMTAICALTISMIFATIVYQLGFWGIGLVLALVGVGLVIINKVTHSSAKPALSLEFPDEAFTRPPEEVKPYFQAKLKDICESFDQHLGNLKTAILHADQQAIRSIDKRIVLLEETNVAYRANIPNQLKLVSEVNVDTGKAFLDFYFLENDLLTQVRNAIEVAKMHFLNMHSPLDQQQVAFLDAYVEELQAYTRKVKAGDDASYESVKEALRGIQTSMDRGIERQVLGLGDERYTYKNSQMFLETLLRYFDASSILHRMYRIAHGNHYLPGLDPDPAAPTPGQPKQK; the protein is encoded by the coding sequence ATGGATACCCTCTTTCTCGTAGTTATCATCTTGATGCTGGGTCTGGCCGTTTTCGATCTAGTGGTCGGTGTCAGCAATGATGCTGTGAACTTCCTGACTTCGGCAGTCGGCGCCAAAGCGGGTTCGTTCAAGATCATCATGCTCGTGGCATCCTTGGGGGTATTCGTTGGGGCTGCTTCATCAGGCGGCATGATGGAGATTGCCAAGCGAGGCGTATTCAATCCTGCCTTCTTTTCCTTCGAGCACGTGGTCTTCATCTATGTGGTCGTGATGTTGACTGATATCCTGCTGCTAGATTTCTTCAACTCCATCAAACTCCCCACCTCCACCACCATCTCCATCGTTTTTGAGCTGCTAGGGGCCTCCTTGGCCACTTCCTATCTGATCGTGTACGACCGTAATGAACCGCTTTCGGAATGGTTTGAATACATCAACACCACCAAAGCCTTCGAAATGATCACGGCCATCTTCATCTCTGTGGCGGTAGCATTCGTGGTGGGATGGATCGTCCAATTTCTCCTCAGGGCCCTGGTGACTTTCGATTACAAAAAATACATGCGGTGGGGAGGAGCGATCTTTGGAGCGATTTCCATTGCGGTAGTCGTCAACTTTATCATCAGGGTGGGACTCAAACATTCTCCACTCAAGCACTCGGTGATGGTGGAGTTTATCCAAACCCACGCGACTACGGTCTATCTTCTCGCAGCTGTGCTCGCATTTGCCTTTTTCTTCTTGGCGGCGAAGCGACCGGGCTTCGACACCTTCCAGATCATCACGATGATCGGAACCTTTGCATTGGCCATGGCTTTCGCCAGTAATGACCTCGTGAATTTCATCGGCGTTCCCGTAGCTGGGTATGAGGCCTATGGATTTTGGATGGAATCTGGACAGGCCGCGAATCAATACTCCATGGAGGTCTACAGCGGCCCCGCAGGAGAAACCACCGCCAATCCGTTGTTTCTGATTATCGCAGGTGGCATCATGGTCTTCACCCTCTGGACCTCCAAAAAGGCTCGAAATGTCATCAAAACCACCGTAGACCTCAGCCGACAACAAGACGGTACAGAGCGATTTCGCGGTAATGACTTCGTGCGAGGGCTTATCAAAATTGTCCAATTCGCGGCCTCGGGCATATCATCGCTTTTTCCCAGATCAATCAGGGAAGCCATCGATCGGCGATATAGCCTGAAACCAGAGATCAATTCACTCAATGATCCCAATCCACCCGCCTTCGATATGGTGAGGGCCAGCGTCAATCTCGTTGTGGCCGCTACCCTCATTTCCATGGGGACAAGCCTCAAACTCCCACTATCCACGACCTATGTGTCTTTTATGGTGGTCATGGGAACCTCCTTGGCAGATCGGGCTTGGAATCGAGATAGCATCGTCTACCGGGTTTCGGGCGTATTTGCGGTGATTGCAGGCTGGTTTATGACAGCGATATGCGCGCTGACCATTTCCATGATTTTTGCGACTATCGTGTACCAATTGGGGTTCTGGGGAATTGGACTCGTATTGGCACTTGTGGGAGTGGGGTTGGTCATCATCAACAAGGTCACCCATAGTTCGGCCAAACCTGCGCTTTCATTGGAGTTTCCAGATGAAGCATTCACTCGGCCTCCGGAGGAGGTAAAGCCCTATTTTCAAGCAAAGCTCAAGGATATTTGCGAGTCATTTGACCAGCATCTAGGAAATCTTAAAACCGCCATTCTACACGCTGATCAACAGGCTATCAGGTCTATAGACAAGCGTATTGTCCTGCTTGAAGAGACTAATGTAGCCTATCGTGCCAATATCCCCAATCAACTCAAACTGGTGAGTGAGGTCAATGTGGATACCGGGAAGGCCTTTCTGGATTTCTACTTTCTCGAAAATGACCTGCTCACCCAAGTCCGCAATGCAATTGAGGTAGCCAAAATGCACTTCCTCAATATGCACTCTCCTCTGGACCAACAACAGGTGGCATTTCTGGATGCCTATGTTGAGGAATTACAAGCGTACACACGGAAGGTCAAAGCAGGAGATGACGCCTCCTACGAATCTGTCAAGGAAGCCCTGAGGGGGATTCAGACGAGCATGGACCGAGGAATTGAGCGTCAAGTACTTGGATTGGGAGATGAGCGATACACCTACAAAAACAGCCAGATGTTTTTGGAGACGCTTTTGAGATATTTCGATGCTTCCAGCATTCTCCACCGAATGTACCGGATCGCACACGGCAATCACTATCTTCCGGGGCTTGATCCAGATCCGGCAGCGCCTACTCCCGGTCAGCCCAAGCAGAAATGA
- a CDS encoding AAA family ATPase has translation MLDDILNRWLRNQLGEDFSFTSGQEEALRMFDQFIRSQGDRPTLLLTGSAGTGKTFLINIFTRLIKQSGYKVVLLAPTGRAAKVITKRSKRLAFTIHHHIYSPMEGYDGGITFQTKENKEPRQVVYIIDEASMIGGDEGGGNNLLMDVLRYVFGSGNGHRLILVGDPVQLPPVGHNDSPGLNAGTLVNMAGLDIFHAHLSEVKRQEIDSGVLEGAVTIRDAYLEQNPGELHLSPNREVQVLDNPWEALETYLGYYDPGNLDRVIFLTYSNFQATKVNQAIRKSLWETEEMVIEGDLLMVVRNNYTWGDSKKIPFLANGEMGTVVHVNRDSYEQKYGLQWMDVEIEFEDRQGEALIIECKIVLDLLTNKAAQLTNEQMHHIRMLRAQEYVGLSKSQAMQLMRTDPYANALQVKYGYAVTGHKAQGGQWENVIVIFEPDYGNDPLAYVRWSYTVFTRAEERVFMLNCPFVDAW, from the coding sequence ATGCTGGACGATATTTTGAACCGATGGCTGAGGAACCAACTCGGGGAGGATTTTTCCTTCACGAGTGGGCAGGAGGAAGCGCTCCGCATGTTCGACCAATTCATCCGGTCGCAGGGAGATCGCCCGACCTTGCTGCTGACGGGTTCCGCTGGTACAGGTAAGACCTTTTTGATCAATATCTTCACCCGCCTCATCAAGCAGTCAGGGTACAAGGTGGTCTTGCTGGCTCCCACAGGACGGGCCGCCAAGGTCATCACCAAGCGATCCAAACGTCTGGCTTTTACCATTCACCATCACATTTATAGCCCGATGGAAGGCTATGATGGAGGAATCACCTTCCAGACCAAGGAAAACAAGGAGCCGCGACAGGTGGTCTACATCATCGATGAGGCTTCGATGATTGGCGGTGACGAGGGAGGTGGGAACAATCTCCTCATGGACGTGCTGAGGTATGTTTTTGGGAGTGGAAATGGTCATCGCCTCATTTTGGTGGGTGATCCCGTGCAGCTGCCTCCGGTGGGACACAATGACTCTCCCGGCCTCAATGCTGGAACGCTGGTCAATATGGCTGGCCTCGACATCTTCCATGCGCATTTGTCGGAGGTCAAGCGACAGGAGATTGATTCAGGCGTGCTGGAGGGCGCCGTGACGATCCGAGACGCCTATCTCGAGCAAAATCCCGGAGAATTGCACCTGAGCCCTAATCGCGAGGTACAGGTCCTCGACAACCCCTGGGAGGCGCTTGAAACGTACCTCGGTTACTATGACCCCGGCAATCTGGATCGGGTGATCTTTCTGACATACTCCAATTTTCAGGCGACCAAGGTCAACCAAGCCATCCGCAAATCGCTGTGGGAAACGGAGGAAATGGTCATCGAAGGCGATCTGCTCATGGTCGTACGGAACAACTATACCTGGGGCGACTCCAAGAAGATTCCGTTTCTCGCAAATGGAGAAATGGGTACCGTGGTACATGTGAACCGCGATTCCTACGAGCAGAAATATGGGCTGCAATGGATGGATGTCGAGATCGAGTTTGAGGACCGACAGGGCGAGGCACTGATTATCGAGTGCAAAATCGTGCTGGACCTCCTCACCAACAAGGCCGCACAGCTCACCAATGAGCAGATGCATCACATCCGGATGCTCCGTGCCCAAGAGTATGTCGGCCTCTCCAAATCTCAGGCGATGCAGCTCATGCGGACCGATCCCTACGCCAATGCCCTCCAAGTCAAATATGGCTACGCCGTTACCGGACACAAGGCGCAGGGGGGCCAGTGGGAAAATGTCATCGTCATCTTTGAGCCGGACTATGGCAATGATCCCCTCGCGTATGTGCGGTGGTCCTACACGGTGTTTACCCGGGCCGAAGAGCGGGTATTCATGCTCAATTGCCCGTTTGTAGATGCTTGGTAG